AGGAAAGGAAGAAAATTTTAAACCAACCCTATATATAGAAACCAAAAATGGGGAAGATTTTGAAACTGTTCTAAATGACGCTTTAAAAAACAAAATCGCAAAAGAATTTCCGGGAATAACCGCTGAAAAGATTTCCAATACCCAATGGAGAATTAAAATACCCGATTCATTTAAAATAGGTCATGAAGCACATTTTGCACAGGTTACTGAAAATTACCTAAAATATTTAGAATCAGGCAAGCTTCCGGAATGGGAAGTACCTAATATGATAGCCAAATATTACACAAATATTGAGGCCTATAAAATGGCAGCCCAAAACTGACCCGTCCTGAAATAAGGCTACATAACTTTAAACATTATGTATAGAAATGACAAAGTAATCAGACGGTATTCAGAACCTTTTAAACTGAAAATTCTAGATGAAATCACAACCGAAAAACTAAATTATCATTCAAAGGCGGAATGAAAATCACAGCAGGCTTTTTAGCTTGTTTGCAGAATCGAATATAAAAATGGAACTTAATGCGAAATTAGAATCGCTGATTAAAAGCAAAAAACATGGATAGCAAAATTACGGAAGACTTCTCTTTAGGGCTTTTTATTTGGCAAGCTTTACTTCTTGTTTCAATTGGACTTTGGATTTATTGCTTAATTGACGTTTTAAAAAATAAGTTCGAGAAAAATGATAAGATTATTTGGGTTTTAGTAGTCATACTTCTTCCGATTTTAGGTTCAATCTTGTATTTATTTATCGGAAAGAGCAAAAAATTAAAATTAAACTGACAAAAGCTCTAAAAACCAACACCTGCTATAATGCATTGCTTCAGGTTTAAGTAGGTAAGCTTGTACTAACAGTTAATTTTAGATTACGTAAATGTATATTTGGTTCATTTTGAAATAATTTATTTTAAATGTTTGCTAATACTGAATAAAAGGCGTTTTAATACTCTTTATTTAGTATTAGCAAAATATTTTACTTGATAGCAATAACAGCACTTGATGGACCAGTTAACGGTATGACACCAGTTTCATTAAACCCTGCTTCTTTTGCCCATTGATCAAAGTTAGAGGCTGTAAAATCAAAACCTTGATCTGTTTCGATAGCCATGTTTAGTGACATCAATAATCCGAAAACATTCTTGTTTCTTTCATCATCAATAATATTTTCGATAACAATAAGTGCTCCTCCTTCAGGTAAGGCATCATAAGCTTTTTTTATTAACATTACTTTGTCTTCAGAACCCCAGTCATGAAGAATATTCCCCATTGTAATGACGTCTGCCTTTGGTAAATCATCAACAAAAAAATCTCCTGAAACAATCTCTATTCTATCACTTAATCCTAAAGCATCCACATTTTCCTTTGCAATTGGACCAACTGGGGGAAGGTCAAAAGAAATACATTTCATGTGGCTGTTATTTTTTGCAATATGTATCGAAAGATTAGCACCTGAGCCCCCAACATCACAAAGGGTATTATATTTCGAAAAATCAAAATCATGAGCTAGTTTCATAAAGTTCCCAGATTGAACACCTCCCATCCCATGTATAAACTCCCTTAGCCTATCTTCATTTGCGTAAATAGCTTCAAATAGGGGTTTACCTGCATTTTTAGTCTCATTCTGTGGTTTGCCAGTTTTTAGACACTCTTCTAAGTCATTCCAGAAAGGATACAACCTATTGTTTGACATTTCTAAAATTCCTCCTATGTAACTTAGTTTATTTTTAT
The nucleotide sequence above comes from Flavobacteriaceae bacterium HL-DH10. Encoded proteins:
- a CDS encoding methyltransferase, whose protein sequence is MDTTNTNQINPSKIMQIGMGFFASKTLLSAVNMELFTHLANGALSGEDIQNKLGLNERSLFDFLDALVALGFLQRSGLKENALYSNSDDSDLFLDKNKLSYIGGILEMSNNRLYPFWNDLEECLKTGKPQNETKNAGKPLFEAIYANEDRLREFIHGMGGVQSGNFMKLAHDFDFSKYNTLCDVGGSGANLSIHIAKNNSHMKCISFDLPPVGPIAKENVDALGLSDRIEIVSGDFFVDDLPKADVITMGNILHDWGSEDKVMLIKKAYDALPEGGALIVIENIIDDERNKNVFGLLMSLNMAIETDQGFDFTASNFDQWAKEAGFNETGVIPLTGPSSAVIAIK
- a CDS encoding PLD nuclease N-terminal domain-containing protein, whose amino-acid sequence is MDSKITEDFSLGLFIWQALLLVSIGLWIYCLIDVLKNKFEKNDKIIWVLVVILLPILGSILYLFIGKSKKLKLN